Sequence from the Pseudophaeobacter arcticus DSM 23566 genome:
AGACCGGGGCCTGCACCAACAATCAGTGCCACTTTATCCATGGAACTGCTCCCAACTCACGCGAGAGCTTGCAGACATCTTGGTCACTTCGACAGGCGCGCTCAGCCATGTTTCGTATTTTTTGAAAACGCGTGTGGTGTAGTCTTGCGCGTAGTGGGCGTTCAGTGCCGCCTCATCTTCAAAGCATTCAAACAGATGCAACGTGTTGCTGCGATCTTGGCTGACAAATGCCGCAAAGACGTGACACCCAGGCTCTTTCAGAGTGGGCGGAATGATCGCATCCAGGGCGGCCTTGGCCGCGTCGAAATACTCGGGCTTTATCTGGATTACCGCGAACAGGAACAGTTTGGGTTGATCGCCAGCCATTTACAGGCCTCCCATGTAGACAGGTTTCAGGCCTTTGATGAGCTCAGCTTGTATTGGCATGACTGCATCGTTAACGGCGGTAACCCCCATGTCCTGGCCAATTTGTGTCCGGATCGGGCGCGGAGCGTCCATGTCCACAAGATCCGCAATGCGATTTGCGACGTTGACGGCATCCGTGCTCGCATCCCCTTGCTCAAACATGCCCTGAAACATCCCAAGAAGACGGTCCCGGCCATTGGCCAAATCCCCATAATCCTGAACGCGCGGCAAATCAGCAGGTGCGGGGGCTGTTGTGACCAGATCGGTTCCGTGGCCGCTGGGCTCGACCAGAATTGACTCGATGCCGAGAGGTTCAAGTTCATAGTGCAGCGATTCACAATAGGCTTCCATCGCCCATTTGCTGGCACAGTACAGTCCGAAGAACGGCATCCCGAAGCGACCTGCAGAAGAGCTTAGGCTGATGATAAGGCCAGACTTTCTGGCGCGCATCGCCCCAAGAACGGCGCGGCTCATCCGCATGATGCCGTACACGTTCACGTCAAACAGATCTTGAGCCTGCTTGACCGTAAATGCCTCGGTCAGGCCAACAGGCATAACGCCTGCGTTATTGATCAGCACATCAATCGGGGCCTCTGCTTCGATTTTTGCAACTGCTGCAGTGCAGACAGCTTCGTCCGCGACATCCAATTCGATTGGCACAATGCGGCCGTCAGAACTGTCAGAAAACGCGGTCAATTCAATCGCGGCACCTTTGTTGCGCCCACTCAGATTGCGCATTCCCGCGTAAACAGTATGCCCGCGCGACGCGAGGGATTTGGCTGTGAGCAGACCGATTCCCCGGCTTGCACCGGTAATGAGGATTGTTTTTGCAGATGTCATTGTTGTTGTTCCTTCATTTTGAAGACTGTGCGCATAAAGAGCGCAAGCGGTTCGTCATTCCCGCTGGCTTTCATGCGTGTTAGGGCTCCGCTCCAGGCGTTCATCAACCAGTCAGCTGCTTGTGCCGAAGTGAGATGTTCAAGTCCAAGTTCGGACAGTTCGACCTTGCTCAAGCACTCTGCCACCACGGCGGTCATGTCCCGCCAGTGAGTGTCCAACACAGCCTGAAACGCAGGTCTTTCGTCAGCAAGCTCCGTCGAGAGATTGCACATCAGGCATCCCTGTTGGAATTTGCGGTTCCTCATATCCTCGCGGGCTTGTTCAAAGAATAAGCGCAGGCGGTCGAT
This genomic interval carries:
- a CDS encoding putative quinol monooxygenase; the protein is MAGDQPKLFLFAVIQIKPEYFDAAKAALDAIIPPTLKEPGCHVFAAFVSQDRSNTLHLFECFEDEAALNAHYAQDYTTRVFKKYETWLSAPVEVTKMSASSRVSWEQFHG
- a CDS encoding SDR family NAD(P)-dependent oxidoreductase; amino-acid sequence: MTSAKTILITGASRGIGLLTAKSLASRGHTVYAGMRNLSGRNKGAAIELTAFSDSSDGRIVPIELDVADEAVCTAAVAKIEAEAPIDVLINNAGVMPVGLTEAFTVKQAQDLFDVNVYGIMRMSRAVLGAMRARKSGLIISLSSSAGRFGMPFFGLYCASKWAMEAYCESLHYELEPLGIESILVEPSGHGTDLVTTAPAPADLPRVQDYGDLANGRDRLLGMFQGMFEQGDASTDAVNVANRIADLVDMDAPRPIRTQIGQDMGVTAVNDAVMPIQAELIKGLKPVYMGGL
- a CDS encoding TetR/AcrR family transcriptional regulator; translation: MLNREKLLDAGEHAFRESSFSESGINDILASSGVPKGSFYHHFPSKEAFGIAVANRYNEAQIASAKKCLEDPSHPHIDRLRLFFEQAREDMRNRKFQQGCLMCNLSTELADERPAFQAVLDTHWRDMTAVVAECLSKVELSELGLEHLTSAQAADWLMNAWSGALTRMKASGNDEPLALFMRTVFKMKEQQQ